One Engystomops pustulosus chromosome 7, aEngPut4.maternal, whole genome shotgun sequence DNA window includes the following coding sequences:
- the FEN1 gene encoding flap endonuclease 1, with protein MGIQGLAKLIADVAPGAIKENDIKSYFGRKVAVDASMCIYQFLIAVRQDGNMLQNEEGETTSHLMGMFYRTIRMVEHGIKPVYVFDGKPPQMKSGELAKRSERRAEAEKLLEAAQEAGEVENIEKFNKRLVKVTKQHNEECKKLLSLMGIPYVDAPCEAEATCAALVKSGKVYAAATEDMDALTFGTPLLLRHLTASEAKKLPIQEFHLTRVLQDIGITQEQFIDLCILLGSDYCETIRGIGPKRAIELIRQHRSIEEIMDNIDLKKYPVPENWLHKEARQLFIEPEVIDVNGVELKWTDPDEDGLVAFMCGEKQFSEDRIRNGAKKLAKNRHGSTQGRLDDFFKVTGSISSTKRKETEAKGSAKKKAKTAGTPSGKFKRGK; from the coding sequence ATGGGAATTCAAGGACTAGCGAAGCTGATTGCGGATGTGGCACCTGGAGCCATAAAAGAGAATGACATAAAGAGTTACTTTGGACGCAAGGTGGCGGTAGACGCTTCTATGTGCATCTACCAGTTTCTCATAGCTGTGCGGCAGGATGGTAACATGCTTCAGAATGAGGAAGGTGAAACCACCAGTCACTTAATGGGCATGTTCTATCGTACGATACGTATGGTGGAGCACGGCATCAAGCCCGTTTATGTGTTTGATGGAAAACCACCACAGATGAAGTCTGGTGAACTGGCTAAGCGCAGCGAAAGGAGGGCAGAAGCTGAAAAATTGCTGGAAGCGGCACAAGAAGCAGGTGAAGTGGAGAATATTGAGAAGTTTAATAAGAGGCTGGTGAAGGTGACAAAACAACACAATGAAGAGTGCAAAAAACTGCTTTCTTTAATGGGAATCCCCTATGTCGATGCGCCTTGTGAGGCTGAGGCCACATGTGCTGCGCTGGTAAAATCTGGAAAAGTGTACGCTGCCGCAACTGAAGATATGGATGCGCTGACCTTTGGCACTCCTCTGCTGCTGCGTCATCTCACCGCTAGTGAGGCCAAAAAGCTGCCCATCCAGGAGTTCCATCTCACCCGGGTACTGCAGGACATAGGTATCACACAAGAACAGTTTATTGACCTCTGTATACTGCTGGGCAGCGATTACTGTGAGACAATTCGTGGTATTGGCCCAAAGAGGGCAATTGAACTGATCCGACAGCATAGAAGTATAGAAGAGATCATGGATAACATTGACCTTAAGAAATACCCTGTTCCTGAAAACTGGCTGCACAAAGAAGCCCGCCAGCTCTTCATAGAGCCGGAGGTGATCGATGTCAATGGGGTGGAACTGAAGTGGACGGATCCTGATGAGGATGGTCTGGTGGCCTTCATGTGTGGAGAAAAGCAATTCAGTGAAGACCGGATACGTAATGGGGCCAAGAAGCTGGCCAAGAACCGCCATGGCAGTACACAGGGCCGACTAGATGACTTCTTcaaggtcactggatccatcagcTCCACCAAAAGGAAGGAAACTGAAGCTAAAGGATCAGCCAAGAAAAAGGCAAAAACAGCAGGCACCCCCTCTGGGAAGTTCAAGAGAGGCAAGTGA